One Streptomyces umbrinus genomic window, CAGGTTACTCCGCACCGGTGCCCGGCGGACCGGCGTGAACCGCGGCAAACGCGCCTGCCGGGCGGCCGGTCCACCGCGCCCCGCGAAGCGGAACGCTCAGACGAGGCCCGCGCGGTAGACCAACAGCGCGATCTGTACGCGGTTGTTGAGGTCGAGCCTCGTCAGGATGTGGGAGACATGGGCCTTCACCGTGGGCAGGCTCATGTGGCAGGCGGCCGCGATCTCCGCGTTCGTCCTGCCCTCGGCGACGGCGAGGGCGACCTCCCGCTCCCGGGCGCCGAGCCGGTCCAGCATCGCCTCGGCCTTCTTCCGTTCCTCGTGGCGGGACGGGCCGGGGACGCCCGCGGGGTTGGTCACGGTGTCGATCAGCTGCCTCACCGCGGCCGAGGACAGCACTGGCTCTCCCGCCATGACGTTGCGCACGGCCGCCACGATCTGCGCCGGGGGCGTGTGCTTGAGGACGTACCCCGCCGCTCCGGCGCGCAGGGCCTGCAGTACGTAGCTGTCGGTGGTGAAGGTGGTCAGGATCAGCACCTGCGGAGGCCGCGGCCGCTGCCGGAGCGCCGCGGTGGCGGCGAGACCGTCCATCCTCGGCATGCGGATGTCCATGAGGACGAGATCCGGTAGGTGCTCGTCCACGAGAGCGCGCACGTCGGCTCCGTCGGCCGCCTCCGCGACGACGTCGATGTCGTCGGCCGCCGACAGCATGAGGCGCAGCCCGGCGCGTACCAGGGGGTCGTCGTCAACGACGAGCAGACGGATCCGGGGGGTCAGGCCGTCCATGGGAGCCAGACGTCGAGGTGGAAGTCGGTGGGTGTGGTGCGGTGGCGCAGGCGGCCGCCCGCGAGGTCGACGCGCTCCCGCATGCCGATGAGTCCCTGACCGGAGCCCGGTACGACGTTGGGTGCGGGGCCCGGCACAGGGCTCGGTGCGCGGTCGCCCACAGGGCCCGGTACGGAGTTCGGTTTCGAGTTCGGTACGGAGCCCTGCGTCGGACCCTGCCCGGGGGCCCGCGCCGAGTCCCGTGCCGGGTCGGCAGGCGCCACCGGCTCCAGCGGGTTCGTCACCTGGATGGTCAGTCCGGTCGCCGGGCCGCCCTCAAGGACGAGGGTCACCGGGGCCCCGGGCGCGTGCTTGCGGTGGTTGGTCAGGGCCTCCTGCAGCAGGCGGTAGGCCGTGCGGGCCAGGGCCGGCGACATGGTGGCCGAGTCGTCGACCCGTTGCCGGAGGTGGAGCTCCACGCCCGCGGCGCGGGACTCCGCGATCAGCTGGGCCACGTCCACGCGGGTGGGCTGGGGCGGTTCGGTGTGGTCGCCCACGACGGGGGCGCGCAGGACCTTCAGTACGTCCTGCAGGTCCTCCAGGGCCCGGGTGGCGCTGTGCCGGATCACACCCACGGCCTCGGCGAGCTGTTCAGGCGGCGCTCCCGGGGCGTACTCCAGTGCGCCCGCGTGCATGGTCAGCAGCGACAGCCGGTGTGCGAGCACGTCGTGCATCTCCCGGGCGATCTCCTCCCGGGCGTGCTGCCGCGCCTGCTCGGCCCGCAGCGTCGCCTCCGTCTCCGCGCGGACCGCCCGCTCCCGCAGGCCCACGACGACCAGACCCCAGCCGACGGCGCCCGCGACCAGGGTGACGGCCGACACCGCGGTCGCCAGGATGAGCGGCCCGGGGGGATACGGGGCGAGCAGAAGGGCCACGGGCACCGGGACGAGCGCGGCCGCGGTGACCGCCCAGGCCGTACGGGCCGGGCACATCGTGGCGACGGTGAACAGGGCGATCAGCAGGGGCACCACCACAGGCCAGCCGGTGCTGAGGACGATCAGGGCCACCGCCAGACCGGCGGGGCGGCGTCGCCGCAGCCCCAGTGCGGCGCAGGCGAGCAGGGGTACGAGGCTGCCGGATCCCGTGTGTGCCCAGGCGAAGGGCTGGATGCCGCTGAGTCCCGTGAGCGCCCAGTGAAACGGCAGTACCTCCTCGAGCAGGCTTGCCGGGGCGCCTCCGCCGATCTGCGGATAGACGGACAGGCCCGACCGCTGCGCCCTGGCCACGAGCACGGTCAGGGCAACGGCTGCCGTGGCCACGGCGAGTTCCGCGAGCCCGGGACGGCCACGCCAGGCCTGTCTCACATCGATCACGGAGAAACCGTACCCATGGATCCCCGTGAGCGGGAACCGGCGGTGAATTCCTATACCAAAGTATAGGTGCGCCCTGTTCGTTGGTATCGGTGTGCTCTGTCAATTGGGTCAGGCGCACCGTATTCTTTTTGCCGATTTCCCTTTCCCCGCCGATTTCTACGGTCGACGGCATGGAAATAAAGAACTCGACCGGGGCCGTCAATTCGACGACGCTGCTGTGCGGGGTCGCGGGACTGCTGCCCCTGGCGCTCGGCGGACTCCCGCTGCTCGACCGGGTGTGGGCCCTGCTGGGCGCCATGTTCTGGGCCTTTCCCGGCGCGCGAGACGTGCTCTCGGTGGTCGTCGGCGCGGTCCTCGTGACCGTCGCCGTCACCGCCCACCGACGCGGGCGGCAGGACGCACGAGCCGCTGATGTGCGGTGACGCGGCTCCGAACGCCGGTCTTCCGGGCCGCGGTCACGCTCGCGACCGGCGCCTCGCTCCTCCTGGCCGGCGGGTGCGGCACCCTCCACGGCGTGAAGGCCCCGCACGACGCCCGTCAGGCCGCCGCCGAGGAAGCCCGTGAGACCACCAAGGAATCCGGAGCACAGCAGAGCGGTGCCGACAGCCCCGACTGCACCGTCGCGAAGTGCGTCGCGCTCACCTTTGACGGCGGCCCGAGCAAGCCCACCCCGAAACTCCTCGACATCCTGAAGGAGAAGAAAGTGCACGCGACTTTCTTTCTTCAGGGAAAGGGGCACACGGACACCTATCCGGACACGGTTCTGCGGATGTCCAGGGAAGGGCACGAGACGGCGAACCACACCTGGTCCCACAAAGTGCTCACGGAATTGAGCGCCGAGGAGATCGAGGCGGAGATGAAGCCCGTGCAGGACGATGTGCGGCGCATCACGGGCCGCGCCCCGGTCCTGATGCGGCCGCCGCAGGGGCGGACCAGTGACGACGTGTCGGCCGTGATGAAGAAGCTGGGCCTGGCCCAGATCCTGTGGAGCGTCACGGCCAAGGACTACGCCACGACGGACACCGCCCTGATCACCCGGCGGGTGCTGGACCAGACGAGACGCGACGGGATCATCCTGCTGCACGACCGCTACAAGGGAACCGTTCCGGCCGTGCCGGGCATCATCGACTCCCTGCGCCGGCGCGGCTACACCATCGTGACGGTCTCCCAGCTCCTGGCGCCCGCGGCACCGGAGCCCGGGACCATATACCGGCCCTGACGAACCGGCCCTGACGGTTATTTCCCGAGCTTGTTCCCAACAGGCAACCCACGCACCGCATTTGCCTCTCTCACAGGTTGCTCACAGCAGCTTGATCACAGATCGGCGCCGGGCGCGCGGGGGTGCGTCCGGACCGTACGGCCCGTGCCCGCGCGGCTCCATGCCCCGGCACCGGCCCGGTCGGCTGTGGGCAGCCCAGTCCGATGCCACTGACCATGGCACTCGCAGACGAGGAATCGATGACCAGCAAGAGAAGTCAGACCAGCCGGACGAGTCAGGGAAGTCAGACAGGCCAGGGAAGCCAGGAAGGTCGCACCCGTTTACAGCGTGCGACGCTCGCGGCGGGAGCCGCGCTCACCGTCGTCGTCGCGGGGGCCGGGGCCGCTCCGGGCGCCGGGGCCGCACAGGAGAGCACGGCGGGCAAGCCGAAGCTCAAGCTGATCGCCGCGACGAACTCCGTGACGCTGGACCGCTACGACTGGGACGGCGCCTCCGGCGTCTTCCTGGACCTCGGCACGTACGTCTCGGTCGACGACGCGCCCTTGGAATTCAAGGTGACCCGGAAGTCGTACAAGGACCCGGTCGTCGCCCAGCAGATACTCCGCGACGGAACGAGCACGAAGACGAAGGCGCTGCCCGCCGGGCTGGTGAAGGACTTCTCCGGGCTGCCCGGCTTCATCGACGTGTCGATCAAGAACGCGGCGGGCGAGGAGGTGTCGAACACCCAGGGGACCTTCTGTCCGAACAACGCCTCGGGGCGGATCCGTCCGGACGCCCCGGCGACCTCGAAGTATCCGCAGAGCTGCCCCACCAATCCCTTCACGCTGGGTTCGGTGTGGGGCGTCGAGAAGGGCTGGGCGTCCAACACCAGCACGATCGACTACGACAAGCCGGTGGACCTGCCGGTGGGTGAGTACACCGCCAAGGTCGGGGTGTCCAAGCAGTACCGCGATCTGTTCGGCATCCCCGACGACCAGCACATCATCAAGCTGACGGTGCGGTCGGAGGGCGAAGGCGGGGAGGGAGTGGCCGCCTCGCGGTCCTCCGCCCACGGAGGCGGGCACGGCGGCCACGGCACACCGTCCGCCAAGGACCCCGCCGCGGCGGCCGCTGCGGCCGCCCACCACTACGGCCCCCGCGGCGCAGACGCACCCACCCCGCCCGCGCTCTCCCACGCGCTCGAAGACCGTGGCCTGGCGCACCACCTGGGCGACGGACCCGGACACACCGACGGCTCGCGCATCGCGCCCGCGCTGAAGCCGGCCGCCAAGCGGCCCAGCGGCCGTGCCGGTGTCCCGGCCAACGTGCCCAAGCCCGACCTGCGTTCGCTCCCCGCCTGGGACATCGCCGTCACCGACGGCGAGGACGGCGACGCCCCGGGCAAGGACTACCTCGCCTTCAGCGCCAACGTCTGGAACGCGGGTCCCGCGCCGCTCGTCGTGGACGGATTCCGCAGCCCGGGCAAGGACCTGATGGACTCCTACCAGTACTTCTACGACGCCGACGGCAAGCAGGTCGGGTACACGCCCAGCGGCACCATGGAGTGGGACCCGCGCGTCGGCCATGAGCACTGGCACTTCACGGACTTCGCCAGCTACCGGCTGCTGAGCGAGGACCAGACCAAGGAGGTGCGCAGCGGCAAGGAGGCGTTCTGCCTGGCCAACACCGATGCCGTCGACTACACGGTGAAGAACGCCAACTGGCACCCGGAGAACACCGACCTGTCGACCGCCTGCGGTCAGCAGAACTCGATCTCCGTCCGTGAGGTCCTCGACGTCGGCTCCGGCGACACGTACACCCAGTACCGTCCCGGCCAGTCCTTCGACATCACCGACCTGCCGAACGGCACGTACTACATCCAGGTGATCGCCAACCCGGAGAACCGCCTCCAGGAGACGAACACCAAGAACAACGTCGCGCTGCGCAAGGTCGTCCTGGCCGGTGACCCGGGCGCCCGTACCGTGACGGTCCCGCCGCACGACCTGATCAACGCCCCGTAACCGCCCGTTCCCGAGCGGCTCCTGGTCCGGCACTCCGGCGCCGGGCCAGGAGCCGTGGCCTTCCCGGGCATCGACTCCGCGGCGGTGGTCTCAGTGCCCCAGCCCCGCACCCCCGTCGACCGGGATCACCGCGCCGCGCACATACCCCGCGCCGACCAGGAACGCCACCGCGTCGGCGACCTCCTCGGGCCGGGCCAGCCGGCCGGCGGGGGTCTGCCGCAGCAGGTTCCCGCGCTGCTCCTCGGTGAGCGCACGGCTCATGTCCGTCTCGGTCAGACCGGGTGCCACCACGTTGCAGGTGATGTCCCGGGGGCCGAGTTCGTGGGTCAGCGACCGGGCGAAACCGACCAGACCCGCCTTCGACGCCGCGTAGTTGGTCTGCCCGGCGGCGCCGTGCAGTGCCGCCGTCGAGGAGATCAGGACGATACGTCCGTGGCCCGCGCGGAGCATTCCGCGCACCGCGCGCCGGGCGACCCGGAAGGCCCCCGTGAGGTTGGTGTCGACGACGGAGGTGAAGTCCTCCTCCGTCATCCGCACCAGCAGCCGGTCCTGGGTGGTGCCCGCGTTGGCGACCAGGACGGTGACCGGACCGTGGGCCGCCTCGGCCACCTTGAAGGCCCGGTCCACCTGCTGACTGTCCGTCACATCACAGCGTACGGCGAGGAATCCGGCGGACGCGGGCGGCGGCTCCTCACCGCGGTACGTCACCGTGACCCGGTCCCCCGCCGCCGCGAAGCCGCGGGCCGTGGCCAGCCCGATCCCCCGGTTCCCCCCGGTCACGAAGACCGACCGGCCCGTCGCCTGTTCCATCGTCGACCCCACTTCCCTTCCTGCTTCCGCCACTTCCGCCACTTCCGTCACTTCCGT contains:
- a CDS encoding lysyl oxidase family protein, with translation MTSKRSQTSRTSQGSQTGQGSQEGRTRLQRATLAAGAALTVVVAGAGAAPGAGAAQESTAGKPKLKLIAATNSVTLDRYDWDGASGVFLDLGTYVSVDDAPLEFKVTRKSYKDPVVAQQILRDGTSTKTKALPAGLVKDFSGLPGFIDVSIKNAAGEEVSNTQGTFCPNNASGRIRPDAPATSKYPQSCPTNPFTLGSVWGVEKGWASNTSTIDYDKPVDLPVGEYTAKVGVSKQYRDLFGIPDDQHIIKLTVRSEGEGGEGVAASRSSAHGGGHGGHGTPSAKDPAAAAAAAAHHYGPRGADAPTPPALSHALEDRGLAHHLGDGPGHTDGSRIAPALKPAAKRPSGRAGVPANVPKPDLRSLPAWDIAVTDGEDGDAPGKDYLAFSANVWNAGPAPLVVDGFRSPGKDLMDSYQYFYDADGKQVGYTPSGTMEWDPRVGHEHWHFTDFASYRLLSEDQTKEVRSGKEAFCLANTDAVDYTVKNANWHPENTDLSTACGQQNSISVREVLDVGSGDTYTQYRPGQSFDITDLPNGTYYIQVIANPENRLQETNTKNNVALRKVVLAGDPGARTVTVPPHDLINAP
- a CDS encoding polysaccharide deacetylase family protein, producing MTRLRTPVFRAAVTLATGASLLLAGGCGTLHGVKAPHDARQAAAEEARETTKESGAQQSGADSPDCTVAKCVALTFDGGPSKPTPKLLDILKEKKVHATFFLQGKGHTDTYPDTVLRMSREGHETANHTWSHKVLTELSAEEIEAEMKPVQDDVRRITGRAPVLMRPPQGRTSDDVSAVMKKLGLAQILWSVTAKDYATTDTALITRRVLDQTRRDGIILLHDRYKGTVPAVPGIIDSLRRRGYTIVTVSQLLAPAAPEPGTIYRP
- a CDS encoding sensor histidine kinase, coding for MIDVRQAWRGRPGLAELAVATAAVALTVLVARAQRSGLSVYPQIGGGAPASLLEEVLPFHWALTGLSGIQPFAWAHTGSGSLVPLLACAALGLRRRRPAGLAVALIVLSTGWPVVVPLLIALFTVATMCPARTAWAVTAAALVPVPVALLLAPYPPGPLILATAVSAVTLVAGAVGWGLVVVGLRERAVRAETEATLRAEQARQHAREEIAREMHDVLAHRLSLLTMHAGALEYAPGAPPEQLAEAVGVIRHSATRALEDLQDVLKVLRAPVVGDHTEPPQPTRVDVAQLIAESRAAGVELHLRQRVDDSATMSPALARTAYRLLQEALTNHRKHAPGAPVTLVLEGGPATGLTIQVTNPLEPVAPADPARDSARAPGQGPTQGSVPNSKPNSVPGPVGDRAPSPVPGPAPNVVPGSGQGLIGMRERVDLAGGRLRHRTTPTDFHLDVWLPWTA
- a CDS encoding response regulator transcription factor; amino-acid sequence: MDGLTPRIRLLVVDDDPLVRAGLRLMLSAADDIDVVAEAADGADVRALVDEHLPDLVLMDIRMPRMDGLAATAALRQRPRPPQVLILTTFTTDSYVLQALRAGAAGYVLKHTPPAQIVAAVRNVMAGEPVLSSAAVRQLIDTVTNPAGVPGPSRHEERKKAEAMLDRLGAREREVALAVAEGRTNAEIAAACHMSLPTVKAHVSHILTRLDLNNRVQIALLVYRAGLV
- the fabG gene encoding 3-oxoacyl-ACP reductase FabG, whose amino-acid sequence is MEQATGRSVFVTGGNRGIGLATARGFAAAGDRVTVTYRGEEPPPASAGFLAVRCDVTDSQQVDRAFKVAEAAHGPVTVLVANAGTTQDRLLVRMTEEDFTSVVDTNLTGAFRVARRAVRGMLRAGHGRIVLISSTAALHGAAGQTNYAASKAGLVGFARSLTHELGPRDITCNVVAPGLTETDMSRALTEEQRGNLLRQTPAGRLARPEEVADAVAFLVGAGYVRGAVIPVDGGAGLGH